The proteins below come from a single Ovis canadensis isolate MfBH-ARS-UI-01 breed Bighorn chromosome 23, ARS-UI_OviCan_v2, whole genome shotgun sequence genomic window:
- the FAM210A gene encoding protein FAM210A, with amino-acid sequence MQWNVPKTVFRLAHRTCMEPHKAGLLGHCQNIKGPLLLYTLESRVVVVQGPQKRSLHLPTAQCVAKERKPFIAVPSQPGVFHHKQWEQDILSKRVLSSSATSSGPPSEKKEEPDPLQDRSISLYQRFKKTFRQYGKVLIPVHLITSAVWFGTFYYAAIKGVNVVPFLELIGLPDSIVNILKNSQSGNALTAYALFKIATPARYTVTLGGTSFTVKYLRSRGYMSTPPPVKEYLQDKMEETKELLTEKMEETKDRLTEKLQETKGKVSLKKKVE; translated from the exons ATGCAATGGAATGTACCAAAGACTGTATTCCGACTGGCACATAGGACGTGCATGGAACCACATAAAGCCGGTCTTTTGGGACACTGTCAAAACATAAAGGGACCATTACTTTTGTATACCTTGGAATCCAGAGTGGTTGTGGTACAAGGCCCTCAGAAACGGTCGCTGCACTTACCCACTGCCCAGTGTGTTGCAAAGGAAAGGAAGCCATTCATTGCTGTTCCATCCCAACCAGGGGTCTTTCACCATAAACAGTGGGAGCAGGATATCTTATCCAAGAGAGTTCTGTCATCCAGTGCCACATCCTCAGGACCTCCCTCCGAAAAAAAGGAAGAACCTGATCCGTTACAAGACAGATCTATTAGTCTTTATCAGCgatttaagaaaacatttagaCAATATGGAAAAGTTTTGATTCCAGTGCATCTAATAACTTCTGCTGTTTGGTTTGGAACATTTTATTATGCAGCCATAAA aGGAGTGAATGTCGTTCCTTTTCTAGAACTTATTGGGTTACCTGACAGTATAGTGAACATTCTGAAAAATTCCCAGAGTGGAAATGCACTAACAGCATATGCCCTGTTTAAG ATTGCAACGCCTGCGCGGTACACTGTAACTCTCGGGGGGACCTCCTTCACTGTGAAGTATCTGCGTAGCCGGGGCTACATGTCGACACCACCCCCCGTGAAGGAGTACCTGCAAGACAAGATGGAGGAAACAAAGGAGCTCCTCACAGAGAAGATGGAAGAGACAAAGGACAGACTCACTGAAAAACTGCAAGAAACCAAAGGAAAGGTTTCTCTTAAGAAAAAAGTGGAATAG